A part of Corynebacterium afermentans subsp. lipophilum genomic DNA contains:
- the istB gene encoding IS21-like element helper ATPase IstB, whose translation MPHTHAHDTQATIAHLSQTLKAPRINTVYATIAEQARAESFTYEEYLAAVLSVEATARAESGARQRVKRAGFPAVKTIADFDFSAQPGIDRADIARLETGAWVATAENVVLLGPPGTGKTHLATALGITAAQQGYRVLFDTAAGWINTLTEAHNTGRLESVLKRLNRYHLLIIDELGYIPVEADAANLFFQLVSRRYEHGSIIVTSNLAFSQWAQCFGDITVATAMVDRIVHHAKIFQHRGVSHRIKGRELTTPQANQAQ comes from the coding sequence ATGCCCCACACACACGCCCACGACACCCAAGCAACGATTGCGCACCTGTCACAGACGCTGAAAGCCCCACGTATCAACACCGTCTACGCCACCATTGCCGAACAAGCGCGCGCAGAATCGTTTACCTACGAGGAATACCTCGCCGCGGTACTTTCAGTAGAAGCCACCGCACGCGCTGAATCCGGAGCACGCCAACGCGTTAAACGAGCCGGCTTTCCAGCAGTCAAAACCATCGCCGATTTCGACTTCTCCGCCCAACCCGGCATCGACCGCGCTGACATCGCCCGACTAGAAACCGGAGCCTGGGTCGCAACCGCTGAAAACGTCGTCCTTCTAGGCCCACCAGGCACCGGAAAAACACACCTCGCCACAGCCCTAGGCATAACCGCTGCTCAGCAAGGCTACCGAGTACTGTTCGACACCGCCGCAGGATGGATCAACACACTCACCGAGGCACACAACACCGGACGACTCGAATCCGTACTCAAACGCCTAAACAGATACCACCTGCTGATCATCGACGAACTCGGATACATCCCCGTTGAAGCAGACGCAGCAAACCTCTTCTTCCAACTCGTCTCACGCCGATACGAACACGGATCCATCATCGTCACATCCAACCTGGCCTTTTCCCAATGGGCCCAATGCTTCGGAGACATAACCGTCGCAACTGCCATGGTCGACCGCATCGTCCACCACGCAAAAATCTTCCAACACCGAGGAGTAAGCCACCGCATCAAAGGACGCGAACTCACTACACCACAAGCAAATCAGGCACAATAA
- the rpsS gene encoding 30S ribosomal protein S19, translating into MPRSLKKGPFVDEHLLNKVDAQNDAGTKQVIKTWSRRSTILPDFIGHTFAVHDGRKHVPVFVDESMVGHKLGEFAPTKTFKGHVKEQKGRR; encoded by the coding sequence ATGCCACGTAGCCTGAAGAAAGGCCCGTTCGTCGATGAGCACCTCCTCAACAAGGTGGACGCTCAGAACGATGCTGGTACCAAGCAGGTCATCAAGACCTGGTCGCGCCGTTCGACCATTCTCCCCGATTTCATCGGTCACACCTTCGCCGTCCACGACGGCCGTAAGCACGTGCCGGTGTTCGTCGACGAGTCCATGGTCGGCCACAAGCTCGGCGAGTTTGCACCGACCAAGACCTTCAAGGGTCACGTCAAGGAACAGAAGGGACGTCGATAA
- a CDS encoding Asp23/Gls24 family envelope stress response protein, with the protein MDNSFYHVSERTIERVAEVAAAAVPGCRTIDAKLAGLAGRSFPRINARLDQATGTVAVDTEIATSYPAPVAAITDAVRATIIAHIRTLVGLDVSRVKVTVANVETLPDTGRVTWDQVAEHEAFVIPTPIEVSPTHVEHPTTKPLQQLAPVEARSLVDDMRDVVVPAPIEVEHPEQPEPPRAASVATPEPVRTFSPEVPEPQRLAAIHTSRTEARVPFPPEPIRPWAPQANGVIPRHPQLPPLQALKPVDIKRFAQPHDVPMPNRAPLKPITVNRPPLKPIVVEPAPRAPLSSTPAPRPVIVPKAPAPKPLKQITIEPVVKYYDRSR; encoded by the coding sequence ATGGATAATTCCTTCTACCACGTCAGTGAGCGCACCATCGAGCGTGTCGCTGAGGTGGCAGCTGCGGCGGTTCCGGGTTGCCGGACTATCGACGCAAAGTTGGCCGGGCTCGCGGGACGTAGCTTCCCGCGGATCAACGCCCGGTTGGACCAGGCGACGGGCACAGTGGCGGTGGACACCGAAATTGCCACCTCCTACCCCGCCCCGGTTGCTGCCATCACCGACGCAGTGCGCGCGACCATCATCGCGCACATTCGCACGCTGGTGGGCCTTGACGTCTCCCGCGTGAAAGTCACCGTGGCCAATGTGGAAACTCTCCCCGACACCGGCCGCGTGACCTGGGACCAGGTGGCGGAGCACGAGGCTTTCGTGATCCCGACCCCCATCGAGGTCTCCCCGACCCACGTGGAGCACCCCACGACGAAACCGCTTCAGCAGCTCGCGCCGGTCGAGGCGCGCTCGCTTGTCGACGACATGCGCGACGTCGTTGTCCCCGCCCCGATCGAGGTGGAGCACCCCGAGCAGCCGGAGCCGCCGCGCGCGGCAAGCGTTGCAACCCCGGAGCCGGTGCGCACGTTCTCTCCCGAGGTCCCGGAGCCGCAGCGCCTCGCTGCCATCCACACCTCGCGGACGGAAGCGCGCGTGCCGTTCCCGCCGGAGCCGATCCGGCCGTGGGCACCGCAGGCGAACGGGGTTATCCCCCGTCACCCGCAGCTGCCTCCGCTGCAGGCGCTCAAGCCCGTGGACATCAAGCGTTTCGCACAGCCCCACGATGTCCCGATGCCGAACCGCGCGCCGTTGAAGCCGATCACGGTCAACCGCCCGCCGCTCAAACCCATCGTGGTGGAGCCGGCGCCGCGGGCCCCGTTGTCTTCCACACCCGCGCCGCGGCCGGTGATTGTGCCCAAGGCACCAGCGCCGAAGCCGCTTAAGCAGATCACGATTGAACCGGTGGTGAAGTACTATGACCGCTCCCGCTAA
- the tuf gene encoding elongation factor Tu → MAKEKFERSKPHVNIGTIGHVDHGKTTTTAAITKVLADQYPEENKAFDYAMIDKAPEERERGITINISHVEYNTPKRHYAHVDAPGHADYIKNMITGAAQMDGAILVVAATDGPMPQTREHVLLARQVGVPYILVALNKCDMVDDEEIIELVEMEVRELLAEQEYDEEAPIVHISALKALEGDEKWVQSVVDLMQACDDSIPDPERETDKPFLMPVEDIFTISGRGTVVTGRVERGVLNLNDEVEIIGIRDKATKTTVTSIEMFNKLLDTAEAGDNAALLLRGLKREDVERGQVVIAPGAYTPHSKFEGSVYVLSKDEGGRHTPFFDNYRPQFYFRTTDVTGVVKLPEGTEMVMPGDNVDMSVELIQPVAMDEGLRFAIREGSRTVGAGRVTKILD, encoded by the coding sequence GTGGCAAAGGAAAAGTTCGAGCGCTCTAAGCCGCACGTGAACATCGGCACCATCGGTCACGTCGACCACGGCAAGACCACCACCACCGCCGCTATCACGAAGGTGCTGGCTGACCAGTACCCGGAGGAGAACAAGGCCTTCGACTACGCGATGATCGACAAGGCTCCGGAGGAGCGCGAGCGCGGCATCACCATCAACATCTCCCACGTGGAGTACAACACCCCGAAGCGCCACTACGCTCACGTGGACGCCCCGGGCCACGCCGACTACATCAAGAACATGATTACCGGCGCTGCTCAGATGGACGGCGCAATCCTCGTGGTTGCTGCTACCGACGGCCCGATGCCGCAGACCCGCGAGCACGTGCTGCTGGCTCGCCAGGTTGGCGTTCCGTACATCCTCGTTGCGCTGAACAAGTGCGACATGGTCGACGACGAAGAGATCATCGAGCTCGTCGAGATGGAGGTCCGCGAGCTGCTGGCTGAGCAGGAGTACGACGAGGAAGCTCCGATCGTCCACATCTCCGCTCTGAAGGCTCTCGAGGGCGACGAGAAGTGGGTTCAGTCCGTCGTTGACCTCATGCAGGCTTGCGACGACTCCATCCCGGATCCGGAGCGCGAGACCGACAAGCCGTTCCTGATGCCGGTCGAGGACATCTTCACCATTTCCGGCCGCGGCACCGTGGTTACCGGTCGTGTGGAGCGTGGCGTGCTCAACCTCAACGACGAGGTCGAGATCATCGGTATCCGCGACAAGGCCACGAAGACCACCGTCACCTCCATCGAGATGTTCAACAAGCTTCTCGACACCGCTGAGGCCGGCGACAACGCAGCTCTGCTGCTCCGCGGCCTGAAGCGCGAGGACGTCGAGCGTGGCCAGGTCGTTATCGCACCGGGCGCTTACACCCCGCACTCCAAGTTCGAGGGTTCCGTCTACGTCCTGTCCAAGGACGAGGGCGGCCGCCACACCCCGTTCTTCGACAACTACCGTCCGCAGTTCTACTTCCGCACCACCGACGTCACCGGTGTTGTGAAGCTGCCGGAGGGCACCGAGATGGTCATGCCGGGCGACAACGTCGACATGTCCGTCGAGCTGATCCAGCCGGTCGCCATGGACGAGGGTCTGCGCTTCGCTATCCGCGAGGGCTCCCGCACCGTCGGCGCTGGCCGCGTCACCAAGATCCTGGACTAA
- the rplW gene encoding 50S ribosomal protein L23, which yields MAKIANPRDIIIAPVLSEKSYGLMEQNTYTFFVAPSANKTQIKIAVEQIFGVDVASVNTVNREGKRKRSRTGYGQRKDTKRAYVTLREGSDSIDIFGGATA from the coding sequence ATGGCTAAGATCGCGAACCCGCGCGACATCATCATCGCGCCCGTGCTCTCTGAGAAGAGCTACGGCCTGATGGAGCAGAACACCTACACGTTCTTCGTCGCTCCGTCGGCCAACAAGACCCAGATCAAGATTGCCGTGGAGCAGATCTTCGGCGTCGACGTCGCTTCGGTGAACACCGTCAACCGCGAGGGCAAGCGCAAGCGTTCCCGCACCGGCTACGGCCAGCGCAAGGACACCAAGCGCGCCTACGTCACGCTCCGCGAGGGCAGCGACTCCATCGACATCTTCGGAGGTGCGACGGCCTAA
- the rplD gene encoding 50S ribosomal protein L4, which yields MTNLTLDVHTADGATKGSVDLPAEFFDREASVALMHQVVNAQLAAARQGTHATKTRGMVSGGGKKPFRQKGTGRARQGSIRAPHYTGGGTVHGPQPRSYAQRTPKKMIKAALAGALTNRAQNERIHIVEDLVPGQTPSTKSARAFIERLTDRKSVLLVIGRDDQNSRLSARNLPGVHVIEPTQLNAYDVLNADDVVFSVEALHTFVNRGKELATAAAEEEK from the coding sequence ATGACGAACCTGACGCTTGACGTCCACACCGCTGACGGAGCCACCAAGGGCTCTGTCGATCTCCCGGCCGAGTTCTTCGACCGCGAGGCATCCGTGGCGCTGATGCACCAGGTTGTGAACGCACAGCTTGCTGCCGCACGCCAGGGCACCCACGCGACGAAGACTCGCGGCATGGTCTCCGGTGGCGGCAAGAAGCCGTTCCGCCAGAAGGGCACCGGCCGCGCACGCCAGGGTTCCATCCGTGCCCCGCACTACACCGGCGGTGGCACCGTGCACGGTCCGCAGCCGCGTTCCTACGCGCAGCGCACCCCTAAGAAGATGATCAAGGCTGCCCTCGCGGGCGCCCTGACCAACCGCGCACAGAACGAGCGCATCCACATCGTGGAGGACCTGGTTCCGGGCCAGACCCCGTCGACCAAGTCCGCCCGCGCTTTCATCGAGCGCCTCACGGACCGCAAGTCGGTTCTGCTGGTGATCGGCCGTGATGACCAGAACTCCCGTCTTTCCGCAAGGAACCTGCCGGGCGTCCACGTCATTGAGCCGACTCAGCTGAACGCATACGACGTACTCAACGCTGACGATGTCGTGTTCTCGGTCGAGGCGCTGCACACCTTCGTCAACCGCGGCAAGGAGCTCGCTACCGCCGCTGCGGAGGAGGAGAAGTAA
- the rpsJ gene encoding 30S ribosomal protein S10: protein MAGQKIRIRLKAYDHEAIDASAKKIVETVTRTGARVVGPVPLPTQKNVYAVIRSPHKYKDSREHFEMRTHKRLIDILDPTPKTVDALMRIDLPASVDVNIQ, encoded by the coding sequence GTGGCGGGACAGAAGATCCGCATCAGGCTCAAGGCTTACGACCACGAGGCGATCGACGCATCCGCGAAGAAGATCGTCGAGACGGTCACCCGCACGGGTGCCCGCGTCGTTGGCCCGGTGCCGTTGCCCACCCAGAAGAACGTGTACGCCGTTATTCGTTCTCCCCACAAGTACAAGGATTCTCGCGAGCACTTCGAGATGCGCACTCACAAGCGCCTCATCGACATTCTCGACCCGACGCCCAAGACGGTGGACGCGCTCATGCGCATCGACCTGCCGGCAAGCGTCGACGTGAACATCCAGTAG
- the rplC gene encoding 50S ribosomal protein L3 has protein sequence MSENQIKGILGKKLGMTQIFDEDNRVIPVTVVEAGPCVVTQIRTPETDGYSAIQIAYGDIDPRKAKKPQAGHFKKAGVNPRRFVTEIRMDDTSGYELGQEFNATIFEGDSYVDVAGTTKGHGYAGAMKRHGFAGQGAAHGNQASHRRVGSIGACATPGRVFKGTRMAGRMGGNRVTTQNLKIQRIDGDNNLILIKGAIPGAKGSVVTVKTAVKGGAHA, from the coding sequence ATGTCTGAGAACCAGATCAAGGGCATTCTGGGCAAGAAGCTCGGCATGACCCAGATCTTCGACGAAGACAACCGAGTTATCCCGGTTACCGTCGTCGAAGCTGGGCCGTGCGTGGTCACCCAGATCCGTACCCCTGAGACCGATGGCTACTCCGCCATCCAGATCGCCTACGGCGACATCGATCCCCGTAAGGCAAAGAAGCCGCAGGCCGGCCACTTCAAGAAGGCCGGCGTGAACCCGCGCCGTTTCGTCACCGAGATCCGCATGGATGACACCTCTGGTTACGAACTCGGCCAGGAATTCAACGCAACCATCTTCGAGGGCGACTCCTACGTGGACGTCGCCGGCACCACCAAGGGTCACGGCTACGCCGGCGCTATGAAGCGCCACGGCTTCGCCGGCCAGGGTGCCGCACACGGTAACCAGGCTTCGCACCGCCGCGTGGGCTCCATCGGCGCCTGCGCAACCCCGGGCCGCGTGTTCAAGGGCACGCGCATGGCAGGCCGTATGGGCGGTAACCGCGTTACCACCCAGAACCTGAAGATCCAACGCATCGACGGCGACAACAACCTCATCCTGATCAAGGGCGCCATCCCGGGCGCTAAGGGTTCCGTTGTTACCGTCAAGACCGCAGTGAAGGGCGGTGCTCACGCATGA
- the rplV gene encoding 50S ribosomal protein L22: MADTITTASATAKFVRVSPMKARRVLALVRGKDVAEALAILKYAPQGAAKDVAKVVASAAANAENNFGLDPRTLVISECYANEGPTMRRYQPRAQGRAFQIRKRTSHITVVVESKEGAK; this comes from the coding sequence ATGGCTGACACCATCACCACTGCATCCGCGACGGCCAAGTTTGTCCGCGTCTCGCCGATGAAGGCCCGCCGCGTGCTGGCTCTCGTCCGCGGTAAGGACGTTGCCGAGGCCCTCGCGATCCTGAAGTACGCGCCGCAGGGTGCTGCCAAGGACGTTGCGAAGGTTGTCGCCTCCGCAGCAGCCAACGCTGAGAACAACTTCGGCCTGGACCCGCGCACGCTCGTCATCTCCGAGTGCTACGCAAACGAGGGTCCGACGATGCGCCGCTACCAGCCGCGCGCTCAGGGCCGCGCCTTCCAGATCCGGAAGCGCACCTCCCACATCACCGTTGTTGTCGAGTCCAAGGAAGGGGCCAAGTAA
- the rplB gene encoding 50S ribosomal protein L2: MAIRKYKPTTPGRRASSVSAFDEITRSTPEKSLLRPLPKKGGRNSHGHITTRHRGGGHKRRWRVIDFRRSDKDGVLAKVAHIEYDPNRTANIALLHYFDGEKRYIIAPKGLTQGTIVEAGPNADIKVGNNLPLRNIPTGTTIHAVELKPGAGAKLARSAGASIQLLGKEGNYAVLRMPSSEIRRVDIRCRATIGEVGNADQINIRWGKAGRMRWKGWRPTVRGVVMNPVDHPHGGGEGKTSGGRHPVSPWGQKEGRTRNPNRYSNNMIVRRRRSKKR; the protein is encoded by the coding sequence ATGGCTATTCGTAAATACAAGCCGACAACTCCGGGTCGCCGTGCCAGCTCCGTCTCCGCGTTCGACGAGATCACTCGCTCGACCCCGGAAAAGTCGCTGCTGCGCCCGCTCCCGAAGAAGGGTGGCCGTAACTCCCACGGCCACATCACAACCCGTCACCGCGGCGGCGGCCACAAGCGCCGCTGGCGCGTGATCGATTTCCGCCGCTCCGACAAGGACGGCGTGCTGGCAAAGGTCGCTCACATCGAGTACGACCCGAACCGCACCGCAAACATTGCGCTGCTGCACTACTTCGACGGCGAAAAGCGCTACATAATCGCGCCGAAGGGCCTGACCCAGGGCACGATCGTCGAGGCTGGTCCGAACGCCGACATCAAGGTCGGCAACAACCTGCCGCTGCGCAACATCCCGACCGGTACGACCATCCACGCAGTGGAGCTCAAGCCGGGTGCTGGTGCGAAGCTCGCCCGCTCTGCAGGCGCTTCCATTCAGCTGCTGGGTAAGGAAGGCAACTACGCAGTCCTGCGTATGCCGTCTTCCGAAATCCGCCGCGTGGACATCCGCTGCCGCGCCACCATCGGCGAGGTTGGCAACGCCGACCAGATCAACATCCGCTGGGGCAAGGCCGGCCGTATGCGCTGGAAGGGCTGGCGCCCGACCGTGCGTGGTGTGGTTATGAACCCGGTCGACCACCCGCACGGTGGTGGCGAGGGCAAGACCTCGGGTGGCCGCCACCCGGTGTCGCCGTGGGGCCAGAAGGAAGGCCGCACCCGCAACCCGAACCGTTATTCCAACAACATGATCGTGCGGCGTCGCCGCTCGAAGAAGCGCTAA
- the istA gene encoding IS21 family transposase, giving the protein MISLEQWAQIRYLRGQGLSIRKIANEVGCAKKTVERALASDSPPKYPPRRAKTTSFDAFEPQVRALLAETPRLNAKVIGQRVGWTGSESWLRKNVARIRPEYLPADPVDTLTHLPGREIQCDLTFAAGGLPDANGVHRPLPVLVMAASHSRFAAACLLPTRRTDDLIAGMWQLIERDFKAVPDRLVWDREAGIGKARLCEPVAAFAGAIGTKIVQAPPRDPESKGIVERTNGYMKRSFFPGRHFSNPQDVQDQLDEWFSTVANTRTHATLKTRPIDLFHTDQQSMRPLPPYTPTIGIRPAVRLPRNYYITVDTNQYSVDPTFIDRLVTVRTCLEEITVTGPSGEIAACHRRYWGKHHVITDPAHQHAARRMRQLITGAQQHTHTPDNDVEVADLAIYDSIA; this is encoded by the coding sequence GTGATTTCTTTGGAACAATGGGCACAGATCCGGTACCTGCGTGGGCAGGGTTTATCGATACGCAAGATCGCCAACGAGGTTGGCTGCGCGAAGAAGACTGTCGAGCGAGCACTCGCTTCGGATTCACCTCCGAAATACCCGCCGCGTCGGGCTAAAACCACAAGTTTCGATGCCTTTGAACCACAAGTACGAGCGCTGCTGGCTGAAACTCCACGTCTTAACGCAAAAGTCATCGGACAACGCGTTGGGTGGACTGGGTCAGAATCGTGGCTGCGCAAAAACGTTGCCCGGATCCGACCCGAGTATCTTCCCGCAGACCCCGTGGACACGCTCACCCATCTTCCCGGACGTGAAATCCAGTGCGACCTGACGTTTGCCGCCGGCGGGTTGCCCGATGCAAATGGTGTGCACCGGCCATTGCCGGTGCTGGTGATGGCGGCATCGCATTCCCGATTCGCCGCCGCCTGTCTGCTTCCGACTCGTAGAACGGATGACCTGATCGCTGGGATGTGGCAGCTCATCGAGCGTGACTTCAAAGCCGTGCCCGACCGGCTGGTATGGGACCGCGAAGCGGGCATCGGTAAGGCCCGTCTGTGTGAGCCAGTCGCTGCGTTCGCCGGTGCAATTGGCACCAAGATCGTCCAAGCCCCGCCGCGAGATCCGGAATCGAAAGGCATCGTTGAACGCACCAACGGCTATATGAAGCGCTCCTTTTTCCCAGGCCGGCACTTCAGCAACCCGCAGGACGTGCAAGACCAGCTCGATGAATGGTTTAGCACCGTGGCCAATACCCGCACCCACGCCACGTTGAAAACCCGCCCGATCGATCTGTTTCACACCGACCAACAGTCCATGCGTCCACTTCCGCCGTATACCCCAACGATCGGGATCCGTCCTGCGGTACGTCTGCCACGCAACTACTACATCACCGTCGATACCAACCAATACAGCGTCGACCCCACCTTCATCGACAGGCTCGTAACCGTGCGCACCTGCCTAGAAGAAATCACTGTCACAGGACCATCCGGCGAAATCGCCGCCTGCCACCGGCGCTACTGGGGCAAACACCACGTCATCACCGACCCCGCCCACCAACACGCCGCACGACGCATGCGACAGCTCATCACCGGAGCCCAACAACACACCCACACACCAGACAACGACGTAGAGGTAGCCGACTTGGCCATCTACGACTCAATCGCCTAG
- a CDS encoding Asp23/Gls24 family envelope stress response protein, protein MADKNTTETSANTPNTAAAKTGANTPASSSTAVEPEQVRPRNENLETEHGSTVIDDNVVGKIAGIAAREVSGVNNLGGGAARMWGAVRESLTSSTNVQQGVNVAVEDGHASVAVAIIAEYGVAIHELANAIRENVTVAITRMTGLVVDRVDVTVHDVHLPEQEGAEQYEETNSNANYQAVNQPINQ, encoded by the coding sequence ATGGCCGACAAGAACACCACCGAGACCTCTGCAAACACCCCGAACACTGCTGCAGCGAAGACCGGCGCAAACACCCCGGCTTCCTCCTCCACCGCCGTGGAGCCGGAGCAGGTTCGCCCGCGCAACGAAAACCTGGAGACCGAGCACGGCTCCACCGTCATCGACGACAACGTTGTGGGCAAGATCGCAGGCATTGCTGCCCGCGAGGTCTCCGGCGTGAACAACCTCGGCGGCGGCGCAGCCCGTATGTGGGGCGCTGTGCGCGAGTCCCTGACCTCCTCCACCAACGTCCAGCAGGGCGTCAACGTCGCTGTCGAGGACGGCCACGCTTCCGTCGCGGTTGCCATCATCGCTGAGTACGGCGTTGCTATCCACGAGCTCGCGAACGCGATCCGTGAGAACGTCACCGTCGCCATCACCCGCATGACCGGCCTGGTCGTCGACCGCGTCGACGTCACCGTGCACGACGTGCACCTGCCGGAGCAGGAGGGCGCTGAGCAGTACGAGGAGACCAACTCCAACGCCAACTACCAGGCCGTCAACCAGCCGATCAACCAGTAA
- the fusA gene encoding elongation factor G, with protein sequence MAQEVLKDLNKVRNIGIMAHIDAGKTTTTERILFYTGLNRKVGETHDGGATTDWMEQEKERGITITSAAVTCFWNNNQINIIDTPGHVDFTVEVERSLRVLDGAVAVFDGKEGVEPQSEQVWRQAAKYDVPRICFVNKMDKLGADFYYTVGTIVDRLGAKPLVMQLPIGAEDNFDGVVDLIDMKALLWPGKVETGTPPQIEEIPEDLKEKAEEYREKLLETVAESDEELMEKYFGGEELTKDEIQAAIRKLTIASEVYPVFCGTAYRNKGIEPILDAVVSYLPSPIDIGEVHGTSVNGEEDLTRKPSVEEPFSALAFKIAVHPFFGKLTYVRVYSGQAIPGEQMLNSTKSKKERVGKLFQMHANKENPVDHADAGNIYAFIGLKETTTGDTLCNPDHPIILESMDFPDPVIQVAIEPKTKADQEKLGTAIQKLAEEDPTFTVQLDEETGQTVIGGMGELHLDVLVDRMKREFKVEANIGSPQVAYRETIRKKVESLDYTHKKQTGGSGQFAKVIVTIEPYSPDPEELEEGESASYKFENAVTGGRVPKEYIPSVDAGIQDAMQYGFLAGYPLVNIKATLEDGAYHDVDSSEMAFKLAGSQVLKEAVAKAKPVLLEPVMAVEVVTPEEYMGTVNGDISSRRGQVFAMEDRSGAKVVKAKVPLSEMFGYIGDLRSSTAGRANFTMVFDSYAEVPQSVAQEIIDERNGN encoded by the coding sequence GTGGCACAAGAAGTGCTTAAGGATCTGAACAAGGTCCGCAACATCGGCATCATGGCCCACATTGACGCCGGTAAGACCACCACTACCGAGCGCATCCTCTTCTACACGGGTCTCAACCGCAAGGTTGGCGAGACCCACGACGGTGGCGCCACCACTGACTGGATGGAGCAGGAGAAGGAGCGCGGCATCACCATTACGTCCGCCGCTGTTACCTGCTTCTGGAACAACAACCAGATCAACATCATCGACACCCCGGGTCACGTGGACTTCACCGTTGAGGTGGAGCGCTCCCTGCGCGTGCTCGACGGCGCTGTTGCCGTGTTCGACGGCAAGGAAGGTGTGGAGCCGCAGTCCGAGCAGGTGTGGCGACAGGCCGCCAAGTACGACGTCCCGCGTATCTGCTTCGTCAACAAGATGGACAAGCTGGGCGCCGACTTCTACTACACCGTCGGCACCATCGTCGACCGCCTCGGCGCGAAGCCGTTGGTCATGCAGCTTCCGATCGGCGCTGAGGACAACTTCGACGGCGTTGTCGACCTCATCGACATGAAGGCCCTCCTGTGGCCGGGCAAGGTCGAGACCGGCACCCCGCCGCAGATCGAAGAGATCCCGGAGGATCTCAAGGAGAAGGCTGAGGAGTACCGCGAGAAGCTGCTCGAGACCGTCGCTGAGTCCGACGAGGAACTCATGGAGAAGTACTTCGGCGGCGAGGAGCTGACGAAGGACGAGATCCAGGCGGCTATCCGCAAGTTGACCATCGCCTCCGAGGTCTACCCGGTGTTCTGCGGCACCGCATACCGCAACAAGGGCATCGAACCGATCCTCGACGCTGTTGTCTCCTACCTGCCGAGCCCGATCGACATCGGCGAGGTGCACGGCACCTCCGTCAACGGTGAAGAGGACCTGACCCGCAAGCCGTCCGTCGAGGAGCCGTTCTCCGCTCTGGCGTTCAAGATCGCCGTCCACCCGTTCTTCGGCAAGCTCACCTACGTGCGCGTTTACTCCGGCCAGGCAATCCCGGGCGAGCAGATGCTCAACTCCACGAAGTCCAAGAAGGAGCGCGTGGGCAAGCTCTTCCAGATGCACGCGAACAAGGAGAACCCGGTCGATCACGCTGACGCCGGCAACATCTACGCGTTCATCGGTCTGAAGGAAACCACCACGGGCGACACCCTGTGCAACCCGGACCACCCGATCATCCTGGAGTCCATGGACTTCCCGGATCCGGTGATCCAGGTGGCTATCGAGCCGAAGACCAAGGCTGACCAGGAGAAGCTGGGCACCGCTATTCAGAAGCTCGCCGAAGAGGACCCGACCTTCACCGTCCAGCTGGACGAGGAGACCGGCCAGACCGTCATCGGCGGCATGGGCGAGCTGCACCTTGACGTGCTGGTGGACCGCATGAAGCGCGAGTTCAAGGTCGAGGCGAACATCGGCTCCCCGCAGGTTGCGTACCGCGAGACCATCCGCAAGAAGGTCGAGTCTCTGGACTACACCCACAAGAAGCAGACCGGTGGCTCCGGCCAGTTCGCAAAGGTCATCGTCACCATCGAGCCGTACTCCCCGGATCCGGAGGAGCTGGAAGAAGGCGAGTCCGCTTCCTACAAGTTCGAGAACGCCGTCACCGGTGGCCGCGTGCCGAAGGAGTACATCCCGTCCGTCGACGCTGGTATCCAGGACGCGATGCAGTACGGCTTCCTCGCCGGCTACCCGCTGGTGAACATCAAGGCCACCCTCGAGGACGGCGCGTACCACGACGTCGACTCCTCTGAGATGGCGTTCAAGCTCGCTGGTTCCCAGGTGCTGAAGGAAGCTGTCGCTAAGGCGAAGCCGGTCCTGCTCGAGCCGGTCATGGCCGTCGAGGTTGTGACCCCGGAGGAGTACATGGGCACCGTCAACGGCGACATCAGCTCCCGCCGTGGCCAGGTCTTCGCAATGGAGGACCGCTCCGGTGCGAAGGTTGTCAAGGCGAAGGTGCCGCTGTCCGAGATGTTCGGCTACATCGGCGACCTGCGTTCCTCCACCGCCGGCCGCGCGAACTTCACCATGGTGTTCGACTCCTACGCTGAGGTTCCGCAGTCCGTGGCTCAGGAGATCATCGACGAGCGCAACGGCAACTAA